One Microcebus murinus isolate Inina chromosome 10, M.murinus_Inina_mat1.0, whole genome shotgun sequence DNA segment encodes these proteins:
- the NANOG gene encoding homeobox protein NANOG isoform X2, giving the protein MSADPACPQILPCSEAPDSRDSSPMLVICEPAEEYPPSQMSSAEMHAETASPLPSSTDLLIQDSPDSSTSPKVRLPALAQKSAVKEDKAQVKKQKSRTVFSATQLCVLNDRFQRQKYLSLQQMQELSNILNLSYKQVKTWFQNQRMKSKRWQKNNWSKNVNSLTQFQACLMNTSGNLPVWSNQTWNNQTWNSSQPWSNHSWNSQTWCSPACNNQAWNNNPFLNCGEETLQSCLQFQQNFLASDLEAALETAGESLNVIQQAAKYFSSPQAMESFLNYSMNMPPEDV; this is encoded by the exons ATGAGTGCGGATCCAGCGTGTCCCCAAATCCTGCCTTGCTCCGAAGCACCTGATTCTAGGGACTCTTCACCGATGCTGGTGATTTGTGAGCCTGCGGAAGAGTATCCACCCTCGCAAATGTCCTCTGCCGAGATGCACGCGGAGACCG cctctcctcttccttcctccacgGACCTGCTGATTCAGGACAGCCCCGATTCTTCCACCAGCCCCAAAGTAAGACTACCCGCTTTGGCACAGAAGAGTGCCGTGAAGGAGGACAAGGCCCAGGTCAAGAAACAGAAGAGCAGAACGGTGTTCTCTGCCACCCAGCTGTGTGTACTCAATGACAGATTCCAGCGGCAGAAATACCTCAGCCTCCAGCAGATGCAAGAGCTTTCCAACATCCTCAACCTCAGCTACAAACAG GTTAAGACCTGGTTCCAGAACCAGAGAATGAAATCTAAGAGGTGGCAGAAAAACAACTGGTCAAAGAATGTCAACAGCCTGACCCAGTTTCAG GCGTGCCTGATGAACACATCTGGAAACCTTCCAGTGTGGAGCAACCAGACCTGGAACAACCAGACCTGGAACAGCAGCCAGCCTTGGAGCAACCATTCCTGGAACAGTCAGACCTGGTGCAGCCCAGCCTGTAACAACCAGGCCTGGAACAACAACCCCTTCCTTAACTGCGGGGAGGAAACGCTACAATCCTGCCTGCAGTTCCAGCAAAATTTTCTTGCCAGTGATTTGGAAGCTGCTTTGGAAACTGCCGGAGAAAGCCTCAATGTAATACAACAAGCCGCTAAATATTTTAGTTCCCCACAAGCCATGGAGTCATTCCTAAATTACTCGATGAACATGCCACCTGAAGATGTGTGA
- the NANOG gene encoding homeobox protein NANOG isoform X1 codes for MSADPACPQILPCSEAPDSRDSSPMLVICEPAEEYPPSQMSSAEMHAETASPLPSSTDLLIQDSPDSSTSPKVRLPALAQKSAVKEDKAQVKKQKSRTVFSATQLCVLNDRFQRQKYLSLQQMQELSNILNLSYKQVKTWFQNQRMKSKRWQKNNWSKNVNSLTQFQTASAPTEYPGLYSSYHQACLMNTSGNLPVWSNQTWNNQTWNSSQPWSNHSWNSQTWCSPACNNQAWNNNPFLNCGEETLQSCLQFQQNFLASDLEAALETAGESLNVIQQAAKYFSSPQAMESFLNYSMNMPPEDV; via the exons ATGAGTGCGGATCCAGCGTGTCCCCAAATCCTGCCTTGCTCCGAAGCACCTGATTCTAGGGACTCTTCACCGATGCTGGTGATTTGTGAGCCTGCGGAAGAGTATCCACCCTCGCAAATGTCCTCTGCCGAGATGCACGCGGAGACCG cctctcctcttccttcctccacgGACCTGCTGATTCAGGACAGCCCCGATTCTTCCACCAGCCCCAAAGTAAGACTACCCGCTTTGGCACAGAAGAGTGCCGTGAAGGAGGACAAGGCCCAGGTCAAGAAACAGAAGAGCAGAACGGTGTTCTCTGCCACCCAGCTGTGTGTACTCAATGACAGATTCCAGCGGCAGAAATACCTCAGCCTCCAGCAGATGCAAGAGCTTTCCAACATCCTCAACCTCAGCTACAAACAG GTTAAGACCTGGTTCCAGAACCAGAGAATGAAATCTAAGAGGTGGCAGAAAAACAACTGGTCAAAGAATGTCAACAGCCTGACCCAGTTTCAG ACGGCCTCGGCACCTACGGAATACCCGGGCCTCTACTCTTCCTACCACCAGGCGTGCCTGATGAACACATCTGGAAACCTTCCAGTGTGGAGCAACCAGACCTGGAACAACCAGACCTGGAACAGCAGCCAGCCTTGGAGCAACCATTCCTGGAACAGTCAGACCTGGTGCAGCCCAGCCTGTAACAACCAGGCCTGGAACAACAACCCCTTCCTTAACTGCGGGGAGGAAACGCTACAATCCTGCCTGCAGTTCCAGCAAAATTTTCTTGCCAGTGATTTGGAAGCTGCTTTGGAAACTGCCGGAGAAAGCCTCAATGTAATACAACAAGCCGCTAAATATTTTAGTTCCCCACAAGCCATGGAGTCATTCCTAAATTACTCGATGAACATGCCACCTGAAGATGTGTGA